One stretch of Deltaproteobacteria bacterium DNA includes these proteins:
- a CDS encoding MT-A70 family methyltransferase — translation MAERRYQCILADPPWGSESGGGRRGAQNHYPLLSVEDIAEVMLASPEWRPAESCHLWLWAPSQIHLAFRLLDLLGQGQQGDLFGGPAVPAKRFRQITFVPWIKLDPTNHTRTRPGLGQYIRHDSELLLLCSTGPAMVPEFAYPQQAILTPKREHSRKPDEQYERIEWISPGPRVEFFARRPRAGWCSWGNEL, via the coding sequence ATGGCCGAGCGGCGCTACCAGTGCATCCTCGCGGATCCCCCCTGGGGCTCGGAGTCCGGCGGCGGCCGCCGCGGCGCCCAGAACCACTACCCGCTGCTCTCGGTCGAGGACATCGCCGAGGTGATGCTCGCCTCCCCGGAGTGGCGGCCGGCCGAGAGCTGCCACCTCTGGCTGTGGGCGCCCAGCCAGATCCACCTCGCCTTCCGGCTGCTCGACCTGCTCGGCCAGGGGCAGCAGGGCGACCTCTTCGGCGGCCCGGCGGTGCCTGCCAAGCGCTTCCGGCAGATCACCTTCGTGCCGTGGATCAAGCTCGACCCCACCAACCACACCCGCACCCGGCCCGGCCTCGGCCAGTACATCCGCCACGACTCCGAGCTGCTGCTCCTGTGCTCCACCGGCCCGGCCATGGTCCCCGAGTTCGCCTACCCCCAGCAGGCGATCCTCACACCCAAGCGCGAGCATAGCCGCAAGCCCGACGAGCAGTACGAGCGGATCGAGTGGATCTCGCCGGGGCCCCGCGTGGAGTTTTTCGCGCGGCGGCCGAGGGCGGGCTGGTGCTCCTGGGGGAACGAGCTGTGA
- a CDS encoding host-nuclease inhibitor Gam family protein, producing the protein MATARKLKAPEIDTPQTLEAAEEALGELGRLQRQVDEIQRRMNDKLAKIKEEHEAKAAPLTEELERLFKGLQAWAEAHKTSLLQGKEKTVRLGTGELGWRTSPPSVSLSKIGVVIEALKLHGLERFLRTKQEVNKDAILADPEAVEGIKGISVGQAEAFWAKPYESQIERSAKARSAKARKRK; encoded by the coding sequence ATGGCCACCGCAAGAAAGCTCAAGGCTCCCGAGATCGACACCCCCCAGACCCTCGAGGCCGCCGAGGAGGCCCTCGGCGAGCTCGGCCGCCTGCAGCGCCAGGTCGACGAGATCCAGCGCCGCATGAACGACAAGCTCGCCAAGATCAAGGAGGAGCACGAGGCGAAGGCCGCGCCGCTCACCGAGGAGCTCGAGCGCCTCTTCAAGGGCCTGCAGGCCTGGGCCGAGGCCCACAAGACGAGCCTGCTCCAGGGCAAGGAGAAGACCGTGCGCCTGGGCACCGGCGAGCTCGGGTGGCGCACCTCGCCGCCGTCGGTGAGCCTCTCGAAGATCGGCGTCGTGATCGAGGCCCTGAAGCTCCACGGCCTCGAGCGCTTCCTGCGCACGAAGCAGGAGGTCAACAAGGACGCGATCCTCGCCGACCCCGAGGCCGTCGAGGGCATCAAGGGGATCTCGGTGGGCCAGGCCGAGGCCTTCTGGGCCAAGCCCTACGAGAGCCAGATCGAGCGGTCGGCGAAGGCGCGGTCGGCGAAGGCGAGGAAGCGCAAGTGA
- a CDS encoding AAA family ATPase, giving the protein MARKQNGKSNQNLDEKVVSLQQAAERREADAARAAVTRVLESEGLTQKAIAREVGVNQSAISSWLKSTYKGDNTAVTAKVARWLEHRAQAAETTAKLPEGPFYIETPTAERIITALSYGQTMQDLVLAYGAAGVGKTVAAIRYARTRPNVWLVTITPASRSVYGTLHEVAEAVGLRGVAGSSSRLHREIVQRLKDTKGLLIVDEAQHLSVQALETLRAIHDGAEIGLALVGNEIVYGRLTGGDRSVGFAQLFSRIGKRLKFSRPKTNDVAALAEAWNIKDPKAVAQLQEIAQRPGALRAVSKTVRLALMLSMGVGQKQVSAAHLEAAWKELGGATTWA; this is encoded by the coding sequence ATGGCCCGAAAGCAGAATGGCAAGTCGAACCAGAACCTCGACGAGAAGGTGGTCTCGCTGCAGCAGGCCGCCGAGCGGCGGGAGGCGGACGCGGCTCGTGCCGCCGTCACCAGGGTCCTCGAGTCGGAGGGGCTGACCCAGAAGGCGATCGCCAGAGAAGTCGGCGTCAATCAGAGCGCGATTTCCAGCTGGCTTAAGAGCACCTACAAGGGCGACAACACCGCCGTCACCGCCAAGGTCGCCCGCTGGCTCGAGCACCGCGCCCAGGCCGCCGAGACCACGGCGAAGCTGCCCGAGGGGCCCTTCTACATCGAGACCCCCACGGCCGAGCGGATCATCACCGCGCTCTCCTACGGCCAGACGATGCAGGATCTGGTGCTCGCCTACGGCGCCGCCGGCGTCGGCAAGACCGTCGCCGCGATCCGCTACGCCCGCACCCGCCCCAACGTCTGGCTGGTGACGATCACCCCCGCCTCGCGGTCGGTCTACGGCACCCTCCACGAGGTCGCCGAGGCGGTGGGACTCCGGGGGGTAGCCGGCAGCTCCTCCCGCCTGCACCGGGAGATCGTCCAGCGGCTCAAGGACACCAAGGGATTGCTCATCGTCGACGAGGCGCAGCACCTCTCGGTGCAGGCGCTCGAGACCCTGCGGGCCATCCACGACGGCGCCGAGATCGGGCTGGCGCTCGTCGGCAACGAGATCGTCTACGGGCGGCTCACCGGTGGCGACCGCAGCGTGGGCTTCGCCCAGCTCTTCTCGCGCATCGGAAAGCGGCTGAAGTTCAGCCGGCCGAAGACCAACGACGTCGCGGCCCTGGCCGAGGCCTGGAACATCAAGGACCCCAAGGCCGTCGCCCAGCTCCAGGAGATCGCCCAGCGCCCCGGCGCGCTGCGCGCCGTCTCCAAGACCGTGCGCCTGGCCCTCATGCTCTCCATGGGTGTTGGGCAGAAGCAGGTGAGCGCCGCCCACCTCGAGGCCGCCTGGAAGGAGCTCGGAGGCGCCACGACATGGGCCTGA
- a CDS encoding transposase domain-containing protein, with product MKVWLSTAELAGLPGLPGTTRGITLRARRESWQSRQRKARGGGLEYHLDSLPAVTQACLARRSSSEGAAEPEASPESRRADLWRRFERATDRRKEDGARRAHLLDELEELIAEGKTVTAAVDELGERHGIARGTWHRWRRQVRGLHRSDWMAALLPRWRGNPARAECSPEAWDAFKADYLRLERPAASACYERLQRLAGHEDWTVPSLPALLRRLRAELPRPVLVLARQGEEALARTYPAQQRDHSVFDALEAVNADGHRFDVFARWPDGTIHRPMMVAWQDIYSGKILSYRVDQTEHAGSVRLAFGDLVERWGIPSHAYLDNGRGFAAKVITGGTATRYRFTVKAEDPAGLLTSLGVQVHWATPYHGQAKPIERAFRDLCEYVAKHPAFAGAYTGNNPQAKPENYQSRAVPLEVFLRVLDQEIKAHNTREGRRSTVCAGRSFDATFAESYLASTVRKASAAQRRLWLLAAEAVRASTVDGSLRLANNRYWSEEVAALAGQKLIVRFDPERLHETVHVYTLSGDYVGEAPCVLAVGFADQDAAREHAKAKRSRRRAVKEQRDAERRLDVLELAGRLPELEDDPDPAPAAVELVHPRLTAAFIPARSEEELEEEQEQRDAAFKRAVDLIAGSGG from the coding sequence GTGAAGGTCTGGCTCTCCACCGCCGAGCTCGCCGGCCTGCCCGGTCTCCCCGGAACGACCCGGGGCATCACCCTCCGCGCTCGGCGGGAGAGCTGGCAATCACGCCAGCGCAAGGCGCGCGGCGGCGGCCTCGAGTATCACCTCGACTCCCTCCCCGCGGTGACCCAGGCCTGCCTCGCGCGGCGCTCCTCGAGCGAGGGCGCGGCGGAGCCCGAGGCGTCGCCCGAGTCGCGGCGCGCCGACCTGTGGCGCCGCTTCGAGCGCGCCACCGACCGCCGGAAGGAAGATGGGGCGCGGCGCGCCCACCTCCTCGACGAGCTCGAGGAGCTCATCGCCGAGGGCAAGACGGTCACGGCCGCCGTCGATGAGCTGGGCGAGCGTCATGGGATCGCCCGCGGCACCTGGCACCGGTGGCGCCGGCAGGTGCGCGGGCTGCATCGCAGCGACTGGATGGCGGCCCTGCTCCCCCGCTGGCGCGGCAACCCCGCCCGCGCCGAGTGCAGCCCCGAGGCCTGGGACGCCTTCAAGGCCGACTACCTGCGCCTCGAGCGGCCGGCGGCCTCGGCCTGCTACGAGCGCCTGCAGCGCCTGGCGGGGCACGAGGACTGGACCGTCCCGTCGCTCCCGGCCCTGCTGCGCCGCCTGCGCGCCGAGCTGCCTCGGCCGGTGCTGGTCCTCGCCCGCCAGGGCGAAGAGGCGCTCGCCCGCACCTACCCGGCGCAGCAGCGCGACCACTCGGTCTTCGACGCCCTCGAGGCGGTCAACGCCGACGGCCACCGCTTTGATGTTTTTGCGCGATGGCCCGACGGCACGATCCATCGCCCGATGATGGTGGCCTGGCAGGACATCTACTCGGGCAAGATCCTGTCCTACCGGGTCGACCAGACCGAGCACGCCGGCTCGGTGCGCCTGGCCTTCGGCGACCTGGTCGAGCGCTGGGGCATCCCCTCGCACGCCTACCTCGACAACGGCCGGGGCTTCGCGGCGAAGGTCATCACCGGCGGCACCGCGACCCGCTACCGCTTCACGGTGAAGGCCGAGGACCCGGCGGGCCTGCTCACCAGCCTCGGGGTGCAGGTCCACTGGGCCACCCCGTACCACGGCCAGGCCAAGCCCATCGAGCGGGCGTTTCGGGACCTGTGCGAGTACGTGGCGAAGCACCCGGCCTTCGCCGGCGCCTACACCGGCAACAACCCGCAGGCGAAGCCCGAGAACTACCAGTCCCGCGCGGTGCCCCTCGAGGTTTTTTTGCGGGTGCTCGACCAGGAGATCAAGGCCCACAACACCCGCGAGGGTCGCCGCTCGACCGTCTGCGCCGGCCGCTCCTTCGACGCGACCTTCGCCGAGAGCTACCTCGCCTCGACAGTGCGCAAGGCCTCGGCCGCGCAGCGGCGGCTGTGGCTGCTGGCTGCCGAGGCGGTCAGGGCCTCGACGGTCGACGGCTCGCTGCGGCTCGCAAACAACCGCTACTGGTCGGAGGAGGTCGCGGCCCTCGCGGGTCAGAAGCTCATCGTCCGCTTCGACCCCGAGCGGCTGCACGAGACCGTCCACGTCTACACCCTCTCGGGTGACTACGTGGGTGAGGCGCCTTGCGTGCTGGCCGTCGGCTTCGCCGACCAGGACGCCGCCCGCGAGCACGCCAAGGCGAAGCGGTCGCGGCGCCGGGCGGTGAAGGAGCAGCGGGACGCCGAGCGGCGCCTGGACGTGCTCGAGCTCGCCGGCCGCCTGCCCGAGCTCGAGGACGATCCCGATCCGGCGCCGGCGGCGGTGGAGCTCGTCCACCCGAGGCTGACCGCGGCGTTCATCCCGGCGCGCTCCGAGGAGGAGCTCGAGGAAGAGCAGGAGCAGAGAGACGCGGCCTTCAAGCGCGCCGTCGACTTGATCGCCGGAAGCGGCGGCTGA
- a CDS encoding helix-turn-helix domain-containing protein: MEWVKWQLAIRGVTISALALELGIGQSSVSHGLRQGSRRVEAAVAAQLGVPASDIWPERYDEHGARIDRRFKPKLSAEEGAA, from the coding sequence GTGGAGTGGGTCAAGTGGCAACTCGCCATTCGGGGCGTGACGATCTCTGCTCTGGCTCTGGAACTGGGCATTGGTCAGTCCTCGGTCTCGCACGGGCTGCGCCAAGGCTCCCGTCGAGTCGAGGCCGCCGTCGCCGCGCAGCTCGGCGTTCCCGCCTCGGATATCTGGCCCGAGCGCTACGACGAGCACGGCGCGCGGATCGACCGGCGATTCAAGCCGAAGCTCTCCGCCGAGGAGGGCGCCGCCTGA